One part of the Marinobacterium rhizophilum genome encodes these proteins:
- a CDS encoding EpsG family protein, whose amino-acid sequence MLQSFVVYTELAISLFLLGLVSAKRERVYHYENKKLWFWYWEVVLALFVFAFVSGIRFQVGVDHFAYLKNYLMLQNSNVFLFEKEFGFDAITSLFVSLGFHFSFYFGFFAFLQIFFIYRAFKNERYLYPFLGVVIIFGPHYLSWMNGIRQMLVATIFVYSIQFIVQKNFLKYTATIFLASLIHQSALILLPLYFLPQRDYFKSRGVLVFLVFITIYIGTTNVWIGLLNSLGGLISFIGYDNISGKLDLLIENNQVRNIGPRNLSIIFLALVTIWFSPQLKRRFEYTNFSIYFNFSILGVLFSNLLNNAHHIFLRPITYLTVFSIVTTAYLLAYLAKKNILWFFVVLMLVLSYLPMTLVAESKNIYQDYSNYKFFWDYGY is encoded by the coding sequence ATGCTACAGAGCTTTGTCGTTTACACTGAATTAGCGATTTCGTTATTTCTATTAGGTTTGGTTTCAGCTAAACGTGAGCGTGTTTACCATTATGAAAATAAAAAACTTTGGTTTTGGTATTGGGAAGTGGTTCTTGCTTTGTTTGTGTTCGCGTTTGTTTCTGGTATTCGATTTCAGGTGGGTGTAGACCACTTCGCATATTTGAAAAATTACCTAATGCTACAAAATAGTAATGTCTTTCTTTTCGAAAAAGAATTTGGTTTTGATGCGATAACCAGTTTGTTTGTTAGTTTGGGTTTTCATTTTTCTTTTTATTTTGGTTTTTTTGCATTTTTACAAATATTTTTTATTTATCGAGCATTTAAAAACGAACGTTATCTTTATCCATTCTTGGGTGTGGTTATCATTTTTGGGCCACACTATTTGAGCTGGATGAATGGTATTCGGCAAATGCTAGTTGCAACTATTTTTGTCTACTCTATTCAGTTTATTGTTCAAAAGAATTTTTTAAAGTACACCGCAACTATTTTTTTAGCATCATTGATACATCAGTCTGCACTTATACTACTACCTTTATATTTTTTACCTCAGAGGGATTACTTTAAAAGTAGAGGCGTATTGGTCTTCTTGGTTTTTATAACTATATATATAGGTACTACCAATGTGTGGATTGGATTACTTAACAGCTTGGGCGGATTAATAAGCTTTATTGGTTATGACAATATTTCTGGGAAGCTAGATTTGTTAATAGAAAACAATCAAGTCCGAAATATTGGCCCTCGTAACTTAAGTATTATTTTTTTGGCTCTGGTGACTATTTGGTTTTCTCCTCAGCTTAAAAGGCGTTTTGAGTATACAAATTTTTCAATCTATTTTAATTTTTCCATCTTAGGTGTTTTGTTCTCAAACTTATTAAATAATGCACATCATATTTTTTTAAGGCCTATCACTTACTTAACTGTTTTTTCAATCGTTACCACTGCCTACCTGTTGGCTTATTTAGCTAAGAAAAATATTTTATGGTTTTTTGTTGTGTTAATGTTAGTTTTGTCATATTTGCCGATGACATTAGTGGCAGAAAGTAAAAATATTTATCAAGACTATTCGAATTATAAATTTTTCTGGGATTATGGATACTAA
- a CDS encoding polysaccharide pyruvyl transferase family protein — MKIAIMTQPLGKNYGGMMQAFALQKVLKNMGHEVVTIDRQPAGHGIVHNSLRLIYRSIQKIKGKRKAPVNIERHYPLIFNNPHGFIKNNIKISESFFSTEKLKSHFSNNSYDAVVVGSDQTWRPRYSPDIYNFYLDFLSCNNVKRVAYASSFGVDSWEYSAEETKRCAELAKQFDAISVRETSGIELCDKYLGVKSEFVLDPTLLLEKEDYLELIGDRYRNDAGEGVFTYWLDRSDEKRVAAEQLANQLNTYSYQCQAKNSINSLNSSNLKNYKMPPVEDWLASFAKASVVLTDSFHGMVFSIIFQKPFVVVVNKERGASRFISLLNKLGLEERLVDKPESISYDLLMKPLDGDVLKILKDYQVNSKNFLDHYLVDC, encoded by the coding sequence ATGAAAATCGCTATCATGACCCAGCCCCTGGGGAAAAACTACGGCGGTATGATGCAAGCGTTCGCATTGCAAAAAGTTCTTAAGAATATGGGGCACGAAGTGGTCACCATCGACAGGCAGCCGGCCGGCCATGGTATAGTGCATAACAGCTTACGTTTGATCTACCGTTCTATCCAAAAAATAAAAGGGAAACGAAAAGCGCCGGTCAATATTGAACGCCATTACCCACTGATTTTTAATAATCCCCATGGGTTTATTAAAAATAATATTAAAATATCGGAAAGTTTTTTTTCGACCGAGAAATTAAAATCACATTTTTCGAATAATTCATATGACGCAGTAGTGGTTGGCAGTGATCAGACTTGGCGCCCCAGATACTCCCCGGATATCTATAACTTTTATCTCGATTTTTTGAGTTGTAATAATGTGAAACGTGTCGCTTATGCGTCATCATTTGGCGTAGATAGTTGGGAGTACTCAGCGGAAGAAACAAAAAGATGCGCAGAGCTTGCAAAGCAATTTGATGCAATATCCGTTCGCGAAACATCAGGTATTGAATTGTGTGATAAATACTTGGGAGTAAAAAGCGAGTTCGTATTAGATCCGACCTTACTACTTGAAAAAGAAGATTATCTTGAGTTGATTGGAGATAGATACAGGAACGATGCGGGAGAGGGGGTTTTCACTTACTGGCTGGATCGAAGTGATGAAAAGCGTGTTGCCGCTGAACAGCTGGCAAATCAGCTGAACACCTATAGCTATCAGTGCCAGGCGAAAAATAGTATCAACAGCCTTAATAGTAGCAACTTGAAAAATTATAAAATGCCGCCAGTCGAGGATTGGCTAGCTTCTTTTGCCAAGGCTAGTGTAGTTCTGACAGATTCTTTCCATGGAATGGTTTTTTCAATAATTTTTCAAAAACCTTTTGTTGTGGTTGTTAACAAAGAAAGAGGCGCTTCAAGATTTATATCACTATTAAATAAGCTGGGTCTTGAGGAAAGGTTGGTCGATAAGCCTGAGAGTATATCTTATGATTTATTAATGAAGCCTTTAGATGGTGATGTCTTGAAGATCCTTAAAGATTACCAAGTAAATTCAAAAAACTTCCTAGATCATTATTTGGTTGATTGCTAA
- a CDS encoding glycosyltransferase, with protein sequence MKVLFVFGGNSGSMPFIGEQADSLKRLGVIVDDFKIIGRGFTGYLKNISKLYSVIEKNEYDLIHAHYGLSGLLSVLQRKIPVVITYHGSDINKKYVRILSLWAAKLSDYNIFVSDDLFKKANSPRRSRVIPCGVDVDLFKPLDKNNVKSILGFDLEKHYILFASSFDNPVKNYALAKKAIEAFPSDRVELVELKGWTREQVPLLMNACEALLMTSFTEGSPQVVKEAMACNLPVVSTNVGDVKAKVSGLKNCYITECDAHDIVSKLNLVILSEVLTNSRCEIVNLSLDNVALEVQAVYKKVKGLSDSI encoded by the coding sequence ATGAAAGTATTGTTTGTTTTTGGTGGAAACTCTGGCTCTATGCCTTTTATTGGTGAACAGGCGGATTCATTAAAAAGACTTGGAGTTATAGTTGATGATTTTAAAATTATTGGTCGTGGTTTTACCGGTTATCTGAAAAACATATCCAAATTGTATAGTGTAATTGAAAAGAATGAATATGATTTAATTCATGCACATTATGGGTTGTCAGGACTCTTGTCGGTTTTGCAAAGAAAAATTCCTGTGGTTATTACTTATCACGGGTCGGATATTAATAAAAAATATGTCCGTATATTGTCTCTTTGGGCTGCTAAACTTAGCGATTATAATATTTTTGTAAGTGATGATCTCTTTAAAAAAGCGAATAGTCCGAGAAGGTCTAGAGTAATACCTTGTGGTGTTGATGTTGATTTATTTAAACCTTTGGACAAAAATAACGTTAAGAGTATTTTGGGTTTTGATCTCGAAAAGCACTATATTTTGTTTGCTTCTAGCTTTGATAACCCTGTAAAGAATTATGCTTTGGCGAAAAAAGCGATTGAAGCGTTTCCTAGTGATAGGGTTGAACTTGTTGAGCTAAAAGGCTGGACGAGAGAGCAGGTTCCTTTACTGATGAACGCATGTGAAGCATTATTGATGACTTCTTTTACCGAAGGGTCTCCTCAAGTAGTAAAAGAAGCAATGGCATGTAACTTACCAGTTGTTTCTACAAATGTTGGTGATGTGAAAGCAAAGGTTTCAGGGCTGAAAAATTGTTATATTACAGAATGTGATGCGCATGATATTGTTTCTAAATTGAATTTAGTTATTCTATCTGAAGTGCTAACAAATTCTAGGTGCGAGATAGTTAATTTGTCTTTAGATAATGTGGCTTTAGAAGTACAGGCTGTATACAAAAAAGTAAAAGGCCTAAGTGATTCAATATAA
- the galE gene encoding UDP-glucose 4-epimerase GalE: MKILVTGGAGYIGSHTVVELLSAGHDVVVLDNYCNSSAVALERVAQIVADAVAGKAEQAGELQAVEADIRDRAALDAVFAAHAFDGVIHFAGLKAVGESVAKPLEYYENNVGGSVTLCQAMQAAGVFNLVFSSSATVYGEPPEMPISEAFPTGVPTNPYGRSKLMVEEVLQDLVRSDKRWSIALLRYFNPTGAHASGLIGEDPQGIPNNLVPYISQVAIGTREKLSVFGGDYPTPDGTGVRDYIHVVDLAKGHLSALNWMQDNSGVGIWNLGTGLGYSVLDMVRALETASARKVPYEIVDRRPGDVAECWADASKAAAELGWKAELGLEQMMADTWRWQSMNPQGYGEQGQG, encoded by the coding sequence ATGAAAATTTTGGTAACCGGCGGTGCCGGCTATATTGGCTCCCACACGGTAGTTGAGCTGCTAAGTGCTGGCCACGATGTGGTGGTGCTGGATAACTACTGCAACAGCTCGGCGGTAGCGCTGGAGCGGGTGGCGCAGATCGTGGCTGATGCTGTTGCGGGCAAGGCCGAACAGGCCGGTGAGCTGCAGGCGGTGGAAGCGGATATCCGTGACCGTGCAGCGCTGGATGCGGTGTTTGCGGCCCATGCATTCGATGGCGTGATTCACTTTGCCGGGCTCAAAGCGGTGGGCGAAAGCGTAGCCAAGCCGCTGGAGTACTACGAAAACAATGTCGGCGGCTCGGTCACGCTGTGCCAGGCGATGCAGGCGGCGGGGGTGTTCAACCTGGTGTTCAGCTCATCAGCCACGGTATATGGCGAACCGCCGGAGATGCCGATTAGCGAGGCCTTCCCCACAGGCGTGCCAACCAACCCCTATGGCCGTTCCAAGCTGATGGTGGAAGAAGTGCTGCAGGATCTGGTGCGTTCAGACAAGCGCTGGTCCATTGCATTGCTGCGCTACTTCAATCCTACGGGTGCACACGCCAGTGGCCTGATCGGTGAAGATCCGCAGGGCATTCCCAACAACCTGGTGCCCTATATCAGCCAGGTAGCGATTGGTACGCGGGAGAAACTGTCGGTATTCGGTGGCGACTACCCAACGCCAGACGGTACCGGGGTGCGCGACTATATCCATGTGGTGGATCTGGCCAAAGGTCACCTGTCGGCGCTGAACTGGATGCAGGACAACAGCGGCGTCGGTATCTGGAATCTGGGCACGGGCCTGGGCTACTCGGTGCTAGACATGGTACGGGCGCTGGAAACTGCGAGCGCACGGAAAGTACCCTACGAAATCGTCGACCGTCGCCCCGGTGACGTTGCCGAGTGCTGGGCCGATGCCAGCAAGGCCGCTGCAGAACTGGGCTGGAAGGCGGAGCTGGGGCTTGAGCAGATGATGGCCGACACCTGGCGCTGGCAGTCCATGAATCCGCAAGGCTATGGGGAGCAGGGGCAAGGTTAA
- the mntA gene encoding type VII toxin-antitoxin system MntA family adenylyltransferase antitoxin: protein MAVRSRRVLCKPLNQTGIVFMQAPTDHSLLPHLVQLADSAPDVAALWLYGSRARGDHGADSDYDLAVVFMDRIADRLERRLRPELLALEWQSALQLPENQLSIVDLSACPIPLGWSILSDGKLLADKTPDVRMRAESRIYSMWEIDYLYQQPSKAAVSCQL, encoded by the coding sequence GTGGCGGTACGATCAAGGCGTGTCCTGTGCAAACCGCTCAATCAGACTGGCATCGTCTTTATGCAAGCTCCAACAGACCATTCTTTATTGCCTCACCTTGTTCAGCTGGCCGATTCGGCGCCGGATGTTGCTGCCCTGTGGCTGTATGGTTCGCGCGCGCGCGGCGATCATGGTGCAGACAGCGATTATGACCTGGCCGTGGTCTTTATGGACCGCATCGCCGATAGGCTGGAGCGCAGGTTGCGGCCTGAACTGCTGGCACTTGAGTGGCAGAGCGCGCTGCAGCTGCCGGAAAACCAACTGAGTATTGTCGATCTGTCTGCTTGCCCGATTCCACTGGGCTGGAGCATTCTGAGCGACGGCAAGCTGCTGGCAGACAAAACGCCAGACGTGCGCATGCGTGCGGAATCCCGCATCTATTCGATGTGGGAAATCGATTACCTCTACCAACAGCCGTCAAAAGCAGCTGTAAGCTGTCAGCTTTAA
- a CDS encoding four helix bundle protein, which produces MKPHYRLRAWQEAMCLASQVYSWSADFPTEERFGLTAQIRRAAVSVPSNIAEGAGRGSPNELRQFLRIARGSLIEIDTQYLLAINLGFKAPDQSLADQIDKTGKLITGLMSSIGRQ; this is translated from the coding sequence ATGAAACCGCATTACAGGCTGCGGGCATGGCAGGAGGCTATGTGCTTGGCAAGTCAGGTTTACTCATGGAGTGCTGACTTCCCGACGGAGGAGCGGTTCGGGCTGACCGCGCAAATTCGCCGCGCCGCGGTATCAGTGCCCTCAAACATTGCGGAGGGAGCGGGAAGAGGCTCTCCCAATGAACTCCGCCAGTTCTTGCGGATTGCACGCGGCTCGCTGATTGAGATCGATACTCAATATCTTCTGGCCATTAATCTCGGTTTCAAAGCGCCAGACCAGTCGCTTGCCGATCAGATAGACAAGACCGGGAAGCTTATTACTGGCTTGATGAGTTCAATTGGGCGCCAGTGA
- a CDS encoding WecB/TagA/CpsF family glycosyltransferase: MDSQLIGGIKIYAPNSRKDLIDFAFNHHSLLVAVNAEKILHATEQSRNIISRNVGYPDGIGAIMALNKKGVDNVVKIPGCELWLDIIRTRYKTKRFYLVGGKDEIIEQTVTQLRVEFPGIDIANYRNGYLNSATERQALIEDVAVKKPDVVFVAMGSPKQELLMEDMRSVHPAVYQGLGGSFDVYTGNVQRAPAWWVEHRLEWFYRLLQEPSRIKRQIHLVRFLFLLKLNRF; encoded by the coding sequence ATGGACAGTCAACTGATTGGCGGAATTAAAATTTATGCCCCTAATTCACGCAAAGATTTAATTGATTTTGCCTTTAATCACCACAGCTTGTTGGTGGCAGTGAATGCAGAAAAAATTCTCCATGCTACTGAGCAGTCGCGAAATATTATCAGTCGCAATGTCGGGTACCCGGATGGTATCGGCGCCATTATGGCCCTGAATAAAAAAGGGGTAGATAATGTAGTGAAAATTCCAGGTTGCGAACTGTGGCTGGATATTATCCGCACGCGCTACAAGACTAAGCGTTTTTACCTTGTGGGTGGCAAGGATGAAATTATCGAGCAGACAGTGACTCAGCTCAGGGTTGAGTTCCCCGGTATCGATATTGCCAACTACCGGAACGGCTATCTCAATAGCGCTACCGAGCGCCAGGCACTGATCGAGGATGTAGCGGTTAAAAAGCCCGATGTGGTGTTTGTAGCCATGGGTTCACCCAAACAAGAGCTGCTGATGGAAGATATGCGTTCAGTGCATCCGGCTGTGTATCAGGGCTTGGGCGGCAGTTTTGATGTGTATACGGGTAATGTACAGCGAGCACCAGCCTGGTGGGTGGAACATCGATTGGAATGGTTTTACCGTTTGCTGCAAGAGCCTTCACGCATCAAACGTCAAATACATTTAGTGCGATTTCTATTTTTATTAAAACTTAACCGATTTTAA
- a CDS encoding polysaccharide biosynthesis/export family protein — MLVRYLSRVLVLVCMLSFGAGAFAAGDSQYKLGSGDVISITIFGEEDLSVQELRLTDAGSFSYPFLGEVRALGKTAVEIERLIAEGLRGDYLIDPRVSVSILEYREFFVNGEVKNPGGYPFKPGLTLRKAIALAGGFTERASDSKMMVIRDSDTSRTPARASLDTAIMPGDIITIDQSFF, encoded by the coding sequence ATGCTGGTTCGGTACCTGTCCCGGGTTCTGGTTCTTGTGTGCATGCTGAGCTTTGGTGCGGGCGCGTTTGCCGCCGGCGACAGCCAGTACAAGCTGGGCTCGGGCGATGTTATCAGCATCACCATCTTTGGCGAGGAAGACCTGAGCGTGCAGGAATTGCGCCTCACGGACGCGGGCTCTTTTTCCTACCCCTTTTTGGGCGAGGTGCGGGCGCTGGGCAAGACCGCCGTCGAGATCGAGCGGCTGATCGCCGAGGGCTTGCGTGGCGACTACCTGATAGACCCGCGCGTATCGGTGAGCATCCTCGAGTACCGCGAATTCTTCGTGAACGGCGAAGTGAAGAACCCGGGCGGCTATCCGTTCAAGCCGGGCCTCACGCTGCGCAAGGCCATCGCCCTGGCCGGCGGCTTTACCGAACGCGCCTCCGACAGCAAGATGATGGTCATTCGTGACAGCGATACCAGCCGCACTCCGGCGCGTGCCTCCCTGGATACGGCGATCATGCCGGGCGACATCATTACCATTGACCAGAGCTTTTTCTGA
- a CDS encoding glycosyltransferase: protein MELTVIIKALNEEQKIEACITSILREVKGLNAEVILVDSCSKDKTIEISKKYPIKIIQFKNHEDINCGAAVQLGYQVATGDYIYLIDGDMEMAEGFLKKALVYLKSSKDTAGVSGLIKDRDLTSASDRRRKANYESITKPINSKSLGGGGLYKKIAIDDVHYFGHSALESCEELELGVRLISRGWKLTRLPEISVYHTGHGLSDFALLLRYFKTGRFKSIGRAFKSALGKNWFWNFSKEFKYIGVAAATIFIALVNGVLSGFLNGMGAWCLINLFVWLALSIKKRDLRDALVSILTWYISLSQFFVGFLSSTKKPDEYIEYYLVVK from the coding sequence ATGGAATTAACAGTCATTATAAAAGCCTTGAATGAAGAGCAGAAGATAGAAGCTTGTATTACTTCTATACTACGCGAAGTTAAAGGCCTGAATGCGGAAGTTATATTGGTCGATTCTTGTTCAAAAGATAAAACTATTGAAATTTCCAAGAAATATCCTATTAAAATAATTCAGTTCAAAAATCATGAAGATATAAACTGCGGTGCCGCTGTTCAACTTGGTTATCAGGTGGCAACGGGCGACTATATATATCTTATTGATGGTGACATGGAAATGGCAGAAGGGTTTCTCAAGAAGGCCCTTGTTTATTTGAAAAGCAGTAAAGACACTGCGGGAGTTTCTGGTCTAATTAAAGACAGAGATTTAACTTCAGCGTCTGATAGGCGGCGTAAGGCGAACTACGAATCTATTACAAAACCTATAAATTCAAAATCTTTAGGCGGTGGGGGGTTATATAAGAAGATAGCTATAGATGATGTTCACTATTTTGGGCACAGTGCGTTAGAATCGTGTGAAGAGCTTGAACTAGGAGTTCGTCTAATTTCTAGAGGTTGGAAATTAACTCGCTTGCCAGAAATATCTGTATATCACACAGGTCATGGTTTGAGTGACTTTGCTCTTTTGCTTAGATACTTTAAAACGGGTCGATTTAAATCAATTGGAAGAGCTTTCAAGTCAGCGTTAGGTAAAAATTGGTTTTGGAATTTCTCGAAAGAATTTAAGTATATAGGTGTTGCAGCTGCGACGATATTTATCGCCTTAGTAAATGGGGTCTTATCAGGGTTTCTTAATGGTATGGGAGCTTGGTGCTTAATTAACTTGTTTGTGTGGTTGGCTCTTAGTATTAAAAAAAGAGACTTAAGAGATGCTTTGGTATCGATATTAACCTGGTATATTAGTTTATCCCAGTTTTTTGTTGGTTTTCTTTCGTCGACAAAAAAGCCGGATGAGTATATAGAGTATTATTTAGTTGTGAAATAG
- a CDS encoding O-antigen ligase family protein, translating into MSPSRTRPARAPLDKALMISTLALLVWLPLPLASNQQWSNGLFVLLTALIAGLWCLQRLRAGALHRTDAPQKAGSGSTALRKALQPALPLFALLVLCQLWVCVQLLGGISLDSGASIRYLMLGCAYALLFLLIIGLFHTRARLTLLLAVLVVSGTVQAFYGSLMTLSGIEWLLFGPKEVGQGNATGTFVNRNHLAGYLEMTLACGIGLLLALRDGREFRWRHLLELLMGPKARLRLGLVIMVIALVMTRSRMGNTGFFASLLIVGGLFVMLNREHRLRNGLILASLILIDVLVISQYFGLEKLKDRLINTQLQDQVVDGQVVNRANEIRDDVYIYAWPQLQQSPLTGSGAGSFEASFQRYPGEEIRSHFDHAHNDYLQFAIEYGAIGLLPLVLFVLGALYHALKALWRRESWYRSGVGFGAAMGIIALLIHSATDFNLQIPANAATFITLCAIAVLANAHVRDS; encoded by the coding sequence ATGAGCCCCTCGCGAACGCGCCCCGCCCGCGCCCCTCTCGACAAAGCCCTGATGATCTCGACACTGGCACTGCTGGTGTGGCTGCCGCTGCCGCTGGCCAGCAACCAGCAGTGGAGCAACGGCCTGTTCGTGCTGCTCACGGCGCTCATTGCCGGGCTCTGGTGCCTGCAAAGGCTCCGCGCTGGTGCACTGCACCGCACCGATGCCCCGCAAAAAGCCGGTTCCGGCAGTACCGCCCTGCGCAAGGCCCTGCAACCGGCACTGCCGCTGTTTGCGCTGCTAGTTCTGTGCCAGCTCTGGGTGTGCGTGCAGCTGCTTGGCGGCATTAGCCTCGATAGCGGCGCCAGCATCCGCTACCTGATGCTGGGCTGCGCCTATGCGCTGCTGTTTCTGCTGATCATCGGGCTGTTTCACACCCGCGCGCGCCTGACGCTGCTGCTGGCCGTGCTCGTCGTCAGCGGTACAGTACAGGCGTTTTACGGCAGCTTGATGACACTCTCGGGCATCGAATGGCTGCTGTTCGGCCCAAAAGAAGTAGGCCAGGGCAATGCCACCGGCACCTTCGTCAACCGCAACCACCTGGCGGGCTACCTGGAAATGACCCTGGCCTGCGGTATCGGCCTGCTGCTGGCGCTGCGCGATGGCCGGGAGTTTCGCTGGCGCCACCTGCTGGAACTGCTGATGGGACCCAAGGCGCGGCTGCGCCTGGGGCTGGTGATCATGGTCATTGCCCTGGTGATGACCCGCTCGCGCATGGGCAACACCGGCTTCTTTGCCAGCCTGCTGATCGTGGGTGGCCTGTTCGTGATGCTCAACCGCGAACACCGGCTGCGCAACGGCCTGATCCTGGCCAGCCTGATCCTGATCGACGTGCTGGTGATCAGCCAGTACTTCGGGCTGGAAAAACTCAAGGACCGGCTGATCAACACCCAGCTGCAGGACCAGGTGGTGGATGGCCAGGTGGTGAACCGGGCCAACGAAATCCGCGACGATGTGTATATCTACGCCTGGCCCCAGCTACAGCAGAGCCCGCTTACCGGCAGCGGCGCCGGCAGCTTTGAAGCCAGCTTCCAGCGTTACCCGGGCGAGGAAATCCGTTCCCACTTTGACCATGCCCACAACGACTACCTGCAGTTCGCCATCGAATACGGCGCCATCGGCCTGCTGCCGCTGGTACTCTTTGTACTCGGCGCGCTCTACCATGCACTCAAGGCCCTGTGGCGCCGCGAATCCTGGTACCGCAGCGGCGTGGGCTTTGGCGCCGCCATGGGCATCATCGCCCTGCTGATCCACAGCGCCACGGACTTCAACCTGCAAATCCCCGCCAACGCCGCCACCTTCATCACCCTCTGCGCCATCGCCGTGCTGGCTAATGCGCATGTTCGTGATTCGTGA
- a CDS encoding outer membrane beta-barrel protein, translating into MSVTFLRKALPAAMVAAVSGQALAIEPANFQVGGMTFTPTVKLSESYDDNFREVASPDEESSWITTIEPSFVLAAQDRMNVYSLGYRFNSEFYHSSHDDDNTDHFLNADAHMEFTSRSRLDLAAAYSKQEDTGDTTSLVENDKYHSYNVGGVYGYGAESATMQLEFGANRAWKRYDNEGALNLDKERDTDSLSATAYYRVAPKTRALFEVRYNDYDYVTFNTLDSDSMAYLLGLTWDATARTTGTAKIGYEEKDFDDAARKDPSATVWEVGVSWQPRSYSTFTLNTRQGIDEGSVEENFIETTTTSLNWNHAWSSYLSTDVNFSHTEEDYDNVANRQDEKDSIALGLNYEMRRWLSLGLGYKYTERDSNVAAENFDRNLVQASATLSF; encoded by the coding sequence ATGAGCGTTACTTTTTTACGTAAAGCACTGCCTGCTGCCATGGTAGCGGCGGTGTCCGGCCAGGCTTTGGCCATCGAACCGGCTAACTTCCAGGTGGGTGGCATGACGTTCACCCCCACGGTCAAGCTGTCTGAAAGCTACGATGACAACTTCCGTGAAGTGGCGAGCCCCGATGAAGAATCCAGCTGGATCACCACCATCGAGCCGTCTTTTGTGCTGGCCGCCCAGGACCGCATGAATGTCTACTCGCTGGGCTACCGGTTCAACTCCGAGTTCTACCACTCCAGCCACGACGACGACAATACCGACCACTTCCTGAACGCCGATGCCCATATGGAATTCACCAGCCGCAGCCGGCTGGACCTGGCGGCCGCGTACAGCAAGCAGGAAGACACCGGCGACACCACGTCCCTGGTCGAGAACGACAAGTACCACAGCTACAACGTGGGCGGCGTGTACGGCTATGGCGCCGAATCCGCCACCATGCAGCTGGAGTTCGGTGCCAACCGCGCCTGGAAGCGTTACGACAACGAAGGCGCCCTGAACCTGGACAAGGAACGGGATACCGACAGCCTGAGCGCCACGGCCTACTACCGAGTAGCGCCCAAGACCCGCGCCCTGTTCGAAGTGCGTTACAACGACTACGACTACGTAACCTTCAATACCCTGGACAGCGACAGCATGGCCTACCTGCTGGGTCTGACCTGGGATGCGACCGCCAGGACCACCGGTACCGCCAAGATCGGTTACGAGGAGAAGGACTTCGACGACGCCGCCCGCAAGGACCCGAGCGCAACCGTTTGGGAAGTCGGTGTCAGCTGGCAGCCGCGCAGCTACTCCACCTTCACGCTGAATACCCGCCAGGGCATCGATGAAGGTAGCGTGGAAGAAAACTTCATCGAGACCACCACCACCAGCCTGAACTGGAACCACGCGTGGAGCTCGTACCTGTCGACCGATGTCAACTTCAGCCATACCGAAGAAGACTACGACAACGTCGCCAACCGTCAGGACGAGAAAGACTCCATCGCCCTGGGGCTGAACTACGAAATGCGCCGCTGGCTGTCCCTGGGCCTGGGTTACAAGTACACCGAACGCGACTCCAACGTGGCGGCGGAAAACTTTGATCGCAACCTGGTGCAGGCCAGCGCGACCCTGAGCTTCTGA